The following coding sequences lie in one Prionailurus viverrinus isolate Anna chromosome X, UM_Priviv_1.0, whole genome shotgun sequence genomic window:
- the LOC125157901 gene encoding melanoma-associated antigen 8-like isoform X2 — translation MAGASGSQSHQGSSSPDEEGSSTWGAPAGAQASLPDALCVKVAGLVLLLLLKYRTKQPTTRAEMLAAVSQDDQDRFPVIFRRACEYLQLVFGVDVKEVDPRERSYVLEGYLEYRQVPGSEPARYEFLWGPRAHAETSGVQVLQHILAVNSRQPGSPCLSEDAVSHEEERA, via the exons atGGCAGGCGCTTCGGGGAGCCAGTCCCACCAGGGCTCCAGCAGCCCCGATGAGGAGGGGTCGAGCACCTGGGGGGCCCCGGCAGGGGCCCAGGCCTCGCTCCCAGATGCGCTCTGCGTGAAGGTGGCCGGCCTGGTGCTGCTTCTGCTCCTCAAGTATCGCACCAAGCAGCCGACCACACGGGCGGAGATGCTGGCGGCGGTTAGCCAAGATGACCAGGACCGCTTCCCCGTGATCTTCCGCCGAGCCTGCGAGTATCTGCAGCTGGTCTTTGGAGTCGACGTGAAGGAAGTGGACCCCCGCGAGCGCTCCTACGTCCTG GAAGGGTACCTGGAGTACCGGCAGGTGCCCGGCAGCGAGCCCGCACGCTACGAGTTCCTGTGGGGTCCCAGGGCCCACGCAGAAACCAGCGGCGTGCAAGTGCTGCAGCACATCCTGGCGGTCAACAGCAGGCAGCCCGGGTCTCCGTGTCTGTCCGAAGACGCTGTGAGCCATGAGGAAGAGCGGGCCTGA
- the LOC125157901 gene encoding melanoma-associated antigen 9-like isoform X1 has protein sequence MAGASGSQSHQGSSSPDEEGSSTWGAPAGAQASLPDALCVKVAGLVLLLLLKYRTKQPTTRAEMLAAVSQDDQDRFPVIFRRACEYLQLVFGVDVKEVDPRERSYVLVSILGLSCDGTPSGRDGMPKTSLLVLVLWVILLEDDRAPEEAVWEALGVMGVYAGREHVFYGEPRELLTEVWVQEGYLEYRQVPGSEPARYEFLWGPRAHAETSGVQVLQHILAVNSRQPGSPCLSEDAVSHEEERA, from the coding sequence atGGCAGGCGCTTCGGGGAGCCAGTCCCACCAGGGCTCCAGCAGCCCCGATGAGGAGGGGTCGAGCACCTGGGGGGCCCCGGCAGGGGCCCAGGCCTCGCTCCCAGATGCGCTCTGCGTGAAGGTGGCCGGCCTGGTGCTGCTTCTGCTCCTCAAGTATCGCACCAAGCAGCCGACCACACGGGCGGAGATGCTGGCGGCGGTTAGCCAAGATGACCAGGACCGCTTCCCCGTGATCTTCCGCCGAGCCTGCGAGTATCTGCAGCTGGTCTTTGGAGTCGACGTGAAGGAAGTGGACCCCCGCGAGCGCTCCTACGTCCTGGTCAGCATCCTGGGCCTCAGCTGCGATGGGACGCCGAGTGGTAGGGACGGCATGCCCAAGACCAGCCTCCTGGTGCTGGTCCTATGGGTGATCCTCCTGGAGGACGACCGTGCCCCTGAGGAGGCGGTGTGGGAAGCGCTGGGGGTCATGGGGGTGTATGCCGGCAGGGAGCACGTATTCTATGGGGAGCCCAGGGAGCTGCTGACCGAAGTCTGGGTGCAGGAAGGGTACCTGGAGTACCGGCAGGTGCCCGGCAGCGAGCCCGCACGCTACGAGTTCCTGTGGGGTCCCAGGGCCCACGCAGAAACCAGCGGCGTGCAAGTGCTGCAGCACATCCTGGCGGTCAACAGCAGGCAGCCCGGGTCTCCGTGTCTGTCCGAAGACGCTGTGAGCCATGAGGAAGAGCGGGCCTGA
- the LOC125157085 gene encoding melanoma-associated antigen 9-like: MAGASGSQSHQGSSSPDEEGSSTWGAPAGAQASLPDALCVKVAGLVLLLLLKYRTKQPTTRAEMLAAVSQDDQDRFPVIFRRACEYLQLVFGVDVKEVDPRERSYVLVSILGLSCDGTPSGRDGMPKTSLLVLVLWVILLEDDRAPEEAVWEALGVMGVYAGREHVFYGEPRELLTEVWVQEGYLEYRQVPGSEPARYEFLWGPRAHAETSGVQVLQHILAVNSRQPGSPCLSKDAVSHEEERA; the protein is encoded by the coding sequence atGGCAGGCGCTTCGGGGAGCCAGTCCCACCAGGGCTCCAGCAGCCCCGATGAGGAGGGGTCGAGCACCTGGGGGGCCCCGGCAGGGGCCCAGGCCTCGCTCCCAGATGCGCTCTGCGTGAAGGTGGCCGGCCTGGTGCTGCTTCTGCTCCTCAAGTATCGCACCAAGCAGCCGACCACACGGGCGGAGATGCTGGCGGCGGTTAGCCAAGATGACCAGGACCGCTTCCCCGTGATCTTCCGCCGAGCCTGCGAGTATCTGCAGCTGGTCTTTGGAGTCGACGTGAAGGAAGTGGACCCCCGCGAGCGCTCCTACGTCCTGGTCAGCATCCTGGGCCTCAGCTGCGATGGGACGCCGAGTGGTAGGGACGGCATGCCCAAGACCAGCCTCCTGGTGCTGGTCCTATGGGTGATCCTCCTGGAGGACGACCGTGCCCCTGAGGAGGCGGTGTGGGAAGCGCTGGGGGTCATGGGGGTGTATGCCGGCAGGGAGCACGTATTCTATGGGGAGCCCAGGGAGCTGCTGACCGAAGTCTGGGTGCAGGAAGGGTACCTGGAGTACCGGCAGGTGCCCGGCAGCGAGCCCGCACGCTACGAGTTCCTGTGGGGTCCCAGGGCCCACGCAGAAACCAGCGGCGTGCAAGTGCTGCAGCACATCCTGGCGGTCAACAGCAGGCAGCCCGGGTCTCCGTGTCTGTCCAAAGACGCTGTGAGCCATGAGGAAGAGCGGGCCTGA